One region of Pseudomonas sp. ABC1 genomic DNA includes:
- the rng gene encoding ribonuclease G, whose amino-acid sequence MSEEILMNITPMESRVAVVENGVLQEVHVERTQKRGIVGNIYKGRVARVLPGMQAAFVDIGLDRAAFIHASEISSREGNAVEPISALVHEGQSLVVQVTKDPIGTKGARLTTQLSIPSRYLVYMPSTSHVGISLRIEDEAERERLKQVVAECVATEGIKENGGFILRTAAEGAGKDEILMDIRYLRRLWEQIAGQIKTAPTPTMIYEDLALSMRTLRDLVNPRIEKIRIDSRENFQKVGQFVEELMPELSEYLEHYPGERPIFDLYGVEDEIQRALERKVPLKSGGYLVIDPAEAMSTIDVNTGAFVGHRTLEETIFKTNLEAATAIARQLRLRNLGGIIIIDFIDMEDEEHRRQVLRTLEKQLERDHAKTNIIGITELGLVQMTRKRTRESLEQVLCEPCDHCHGRGKLKTPETVCYEIFREILREARAYQAEGYRVLANQKVIDRLLDEESGNVADLEAFIGRSIKFQVESMYGQEQYDVVLL is encoded by the coding sequence ATGAGCGAAGAGATCCTGATGAACATCACCCCCATGGAGTCCCGTGTGGCGGTGGTGGAGAACGGCGTCTTGCAGGAAGTGCACGTCGAGCGCACGCAGAAGCGCGGGATCGTCGGCAATATCTACAAGGGGCGGGTGGCGCGTGTCTTGCCGGGCATGCAGGCGGCCTTCGTGGACATCGGGCTGGACCGTGCGGCCTTCATCCATGCCTCGGAAATTTCCAGCCGCGAAGGGAATGCGGTCGAGCCGATCAGCGCCCTGGTACACGAAGGCCAAAGCCTGGTGGTGCAGGTGACCAAGGACCCGATCGGCACCAAGGGCGCACGCCTGACCACCCAGCTTTCGATTCCCTCGCGCTATCTGGTCTATATGCCGAGCACCAGCCATGTCGGCATTTCCCTGCGCATCGAGGATGAGGCCGAGCGCGAGCGCCTCAAGCAGGTGGTGGCCGAATGCGTGGCCACCGAAGGCATCAAGGAGAACGGCGGCTTTATCCTGCGCACCGCCGCCGAGGGCGCGGGCAAGGATGAAATCCTCATGGATATCCGCTACCTGCGGCGGCTCTGGGAGCAGATCGCCGGACAGATCAAGACCGCGCCCACGCCTACCATGATCTATGAAGACCTGGCGCTGTCGATGCGCACGCTGCGTGACCTGGTCAATCCGCGTATCGAGAAGATCCGCATCGACTCGCGGGAGAACTTCCAGAAGGTCGGGCAGTTCGTCGAGGAGCTGATGCCGGAACTGAGCGAGTACCTGGAGCACTATCCAGGCGAGCGACCGATCTTCGACCTGTACGGGGTGGAGGACGAGATCCAGCGTGCCCTGGAGCGCAAGGTGCCGCTCAAGTCCGGTGGCTACCTGGTGATCGACCCAGCCGAGGCGATGAGCACCATCGACGTGAACACCGGCGCTTTCGTCGGGCATCGCACTCTGGAAGAAACCATCTTCAAGACCAACCTGGAGGCGGCTACCGCCATCGCCCGGCAACTACGGCTGCGCAACCTGGGCGGCATCATCATCATCGACTTCATCGACATGGAAGACGAAGAGCATCGCCGCCAGGTGCTGCGGACGCTGGAGAAGCAGCTCGAACGCGACCACGCCAAGACCAACATCATCGGCATCACCGAGCTGGGCCTGGTGCAGATGACCCGCAAGCGCACCCGCGAGAGCCTGGAGCAGGTGCTGTGCGAGCCCTGCGACCATTGCCATGGGCGCGGCAAGCTGAAGACGCCGGAAACGGTGTGCTACGAGATCTTTCGGGAAATCCTGCGTGAAGCGCGGGCCTACCAGGCCGAAGGCTATCGGGTGCTGGCCAACCAGAAGGTGATCGACCGCCTGCTGGACGAGGAGTCGGGCAATGTCGCCGATCTGGAAGCATTCATCGGGCGATCCATCAAGTTTCAGGTGGAAAGCATGTATGGCCAGGAACAGTACGACGTGGTGCTGCTCTGA
- a CDS encoding nucleoside triphosphate pyrophosphatase translates to MAALFLASASPRRRELLEQIGVPFSLLHAAIDETPLPAEVAGDYVLRMAREKAESGRQRLEASVAASSFVLGADTSVVLDGRILGKPADREEGMAMLESLGGREHRVLTAVALAGPEGCEAVLVESRVGFGEISTQQAERYWATGEPLDKAGGYAIQGAAAVFVEYLYGSYSGVVGLPLHETARLLDRYGIPCWDFHVDPAQ, encoded by the coding sequence ATGGCCGCACTGTTTCTCGCCTCCGCATCGCCACGCCGCCGTGAACTGCTCGAACAGATTGGCGTTCCGTTCTCCCTCTTGCATGCCGCCATCGATGAAACCCCGTTGCCCGCTGAGGTCGCAGGCGACTATGTGCTGCGCATGGCGCGGGAAAAGGCCGAGTCGGGGCGGCAGCGGCTGGAGGCCAGCGTTGCGGCCTCATCATTCGTCCTTGGCGCCGATACCTCGGTGGTGCTGGATGGCCGCATTCTTGGCAAGCCTGCCGACCGTGAGGAGGGCATGGCGATGCTTGAATCACTGGGGGGGCGTGAACATCGCGTGCTGACAGCTGTCGCATTGGCCGGGCCGGAGGGCTGCGAGGCCGTTCTGGTGGAAAGCCGTGTCGGCTTTGGCGAGATTTCCACGCAGCAGGCCGAGCGCTACTGGGCAACCGGCGAGCCGCTGGACAAGGCGGGCGGTTATGCGATCCAGGGCGCGGCGGCGGTGTTCGTCGAGTACCTGTATGGCAGTTATTCCGGCGTGGTCGGTCTGCCCCTGCATGAGACGGCGCGCCTGCTCGATCGCTATGGCATTCCATGCTGGGATTTTCACGTCGACCCTGCGCAATGA
- a CDS encoding PEGA domain-containing protein, which produces METDVSYCSKPVRYLGISKPVFLTVSFFSALLVLSLVGGGESQAEDRKAAPSLLVTTGAGEEAPGDSSQGAPSSRAQALAAKIAELDAILLERKRMEDSLRVEKSAQSAAALQSSNVKKLVRLEVEDFFEQTSNRERLDSLLEDYKRSADEETAVRQRVQNVEQELGDQHLRFTQAARDVERLKAQLASEVRQRDSKRIQAIASRLDRTIHFNEAVTFRCSTAKSLAACLADYEYDGRMPQWVQEHYQRVLGEEIRDQVSSLKVSPNWFSYRTKSDFSQASMSLDGTVSAQVSIEAAVTAKKMMACAILDVSYELCDSKSHSLIVRSNKFNDQVTINDQVYGSTPVSLMLDGGVYEIKVTVGGLTKSRSLTLNGDQVVNFNF; this is translated from the coding sequence ATGGAAACTGATGTTTCGTATTGTTCCAAACCGGTTAGATATCTGGGCATAAGCAAACCGGTCTTCCTGACGGTATCGTTCTTCTCCGCATTGCTGGTGCTTTCTCTGGTCGGTGGCGGGGAGTCGCAGGCTGAGGATCGCAAGGCCGCACCGTCGCTGCTGGTCACCACCGGTGCCGGAGAAGAAGCCCCGGGTGATTCCTCTCAGGGAGCGCCATCCTCCCGTGCCCAGGCACTGGCGGCGAAGATTGCCGAGCTCGACGCGATCCTGCTGGAGCGCAAGCGCATGGAAGACAGCCTGCGCGTCGAGAAGAGCGCCCAGAGCGCCGCAGCGCTGCAATCGTCCAATGTCAAGAAGCTGGTACGGCTGGAGGTCGAGGATTTCTTCGAACAGACCTCCAACCGCGAGCGCCTGGACAGCCTGCTGGAAGACTACAAGCGCAGCGCCGACGAAGAGACTGCCGTGCGCCAGCGTGTCCAGAATGTCGAGCAGGAGCTCGGCGACCAGCACCTGCGCTTCACCCAGGCGGCCCGCGACGTCGAGCGCCTGAAGGCGCAGCTCGCTTCCGAGGTTCGCCAGCGTGACAGCAAGCGCATCCAGGCCATCGCCAGTCGTCTCGACCGCACCATTCACTTCAATGAAGCCGTCACCTTCCGTTGCTCGACCGCCAAGAGCCTGGCCGCATGCCTGGCCGACTACGAGTATGACGGTCGCATGCCGCAGTGGGTGCAGGAGCACTACCAGCGTGTCCTGGGCGAGGAAATTCGCGATCAGGTGAGCAGCCTCAAGGTCAGTCCCAACTGGTTCAGCTATCGCACCAAGAGCGACTTTTCGCAGGCCAGCATGAGCCTGGACGGCACCGTCTCGGCACAGGTCAGCATCGAAGCGGCGGTGACCGCCAAGAAGATGATGGCGTGCGCCATACTCGACGTGTCCTACGAGCTGTGCGACAGCAAGAGCCATTCGCTGATCGTGCGCAGCAACAAGTTCAACGATCAGGTGACCATCAACGATCAGGTCTATGGTTCCACGCCGGTATCGCTGATGCTCGACGGCGGCGTCTATGAGATCAAGGTCACTGTCGGCGGCCTGACCAAGAGCCGTTCCCTGACCCTGAACGGCGACCAGGTCGTCAATTTCAACTTCTGA
- the mreD gene encoding rod shape-determining protein MreD has translation MTSRNSWVIWLSWALALMLSIVPMPEGMALGRPLWLGMVVAFWALALPHRGGMTVAFCLGLALDVLTGTLLGQNGLPLVLIAFLVLSLQQRLQMFPLWQQSMVLLVIFGLAQLVQLWLRTLTGNHPPTLLFLVPVPISALLWPWVYIALQGLRRRFRVN, from the coding sequence ATGACTTCGCGAAACAGTTGGGTCATCTGGCTGAGCTGGGCGCTGGCATTGATGCTGAGCATCGTACCGATGCCGGAGGGCATGGCCCTCGGCCGTCCGCTCTGGCTGGGCATGGTGGTGGCTTTCTGGGCGCTGGCCCTGCCGCACCGTGGCGGCATGACCGTGGCCTTCTGCCTGGGGCTGGCGCTGGATGTGCTGACGGGGACGCTGCTTGGGCAGAACGGTTTGCCGCTGGTGCTGATCGCCTTCCTGGTCCTGAGCCTGCAACAGCGGCTGCAAATGTTTCCCCTGTGGCAGCAGAGCATGGTCCTGCTGGTGATTTTCGGGCTTGCCCAGTTGGTACAGCTCTGGTTGCGGACGCTGACGGGTAACCATCCGCCCACGCTGTTGTTCCTGGTTCCGGTGCCGATCAGCGCATTGCTGTGGCCTTGGGTCTACATTGCCCTGCAGGGACTTCGCCGTCGATTCCGCGTCAACTGA
- the mreC gene encoding rod shape-determining protein MreC, producing the protein MFAVLSVALMVVDARMDTLKSVRSHMGMVLTPFYWLADLPVRVWEGATQQITSSSSLLAENQKLKAELLLMQRRLQKLATLTEQNVRLRELLNSSALVDDRVIAGELIGVDPNPFTHRILIDRGAKDGVFVGQPVLDASGLMGQVVEVMPYASRVLLITDVTHSIPVQVNRNGLRAIAAGTGNSDYLELRHVAETADIKVGDLLVSSGLGQRFPAGYPVAQVTEVIHGSGQPFAIVRAAPTAMLNRSRYLLLVFSDSRSPEERANAAAEAQLDADRQVEETPAAETAPAPEPTQETAQ; encoded by the coding sequence GTGTTCGCCGTGCTGAGTGTCGCCTTGATGGTGGTGGACGCGCGCATGGACACGCTGAAAAGCGTGCGCAGCCACATGGGCATGGTGCTGACGCCGTTCTACTGGCTGGCCGACTTGCCGGTGCGTGTCTGGGAAGGTGCGACGCAGCAGATCACCTCCAGCAGCAGCCTGTTGGCCGAGAACCAGAAGCTCAAGGCCGAGCTGTTGCTGATGCAGCGCCGCCTGCAGAAACTGGCGACCCTGACCGAGCAGAATGTACGCCTGCGCGAACTGCTCAACTCTTCGGCCCTGGTCGATGATCGCGTCATCGCCGGCGAGCTTATCGGCGTCGACCCCAATCCCTTCACCCATCGCATCCTGATCGACCGGGGTGCGAAGGACGGCGTGTTCGTCGGCCAGCCGGTGCTCGATGCCAGCGGCCTGATGGGGCAAGTCGTGGAAGTGATGCCCTATGCGTCGCGCGTCCTGTTGATCACCGACGTGACCCACAGCATCCCGGTGCAGGTCAATCGCAATGGGTTGCGGGCGATCGCCGCCGGCACCGGGAATTCCGACTACCTGGAGTTGCGCCACGTCGCAGAGACGGCGGATATAAAGGTTGGTGATCTGCTGGTCAGCTCCGGGCTGGGCCAGCGTTTTCCTGCCGGCTACCCGGTGGCCCAGGTGACCGAGGTGATTCATGGCTCCGGTCAGCCGTTCGCCATCGTGCGTGCCGCGCCGACCGCCATGCTCAATCGGAGCCGCTACCTGCTGTTGGTCTTCAGTGATTCCAGAAGCCCGGAAGAGCGAGCCAATGCGGCCGCCGAGGCGCAACTGGATGCTGATCGTCAGGTTGAGGAAACCCCGGCCGCCGAGACGGCTCCAGCGCCTGAGCCGACGCAGGAGACCGCACAATGA
- the mreB gene encoding rod shape-determining protein MreB: MFKKLRGMFSSDLSIDLGTANTLIYVRDRGIVLDEPSVVAIRSHGNQKSVVAVGTDAKRMLGRTPGNINAIRPMKDGVIADFSVCEKMLQYFINKVHENSFLQPSPRVLICVPCKSTQVERRAIRESALGAGAREVFLIEEPMAAAIGAGLPVDEARGSMVVDIGGGTTEIALISLNGVVYAESVRVGGDRFDEAIVTYVRRNYGSLIGESTAERIKQEIGTAFPCNEVREVDVRGRNLAEGVPRSFTLNSNEVLEALQESLATIVQAVKSALEQSPPELASDIAERGLVLTGGGALLRDLDKLLSQETGLPVIVAEEPLTCVARGGGKALEMMDRHAMDLLSTE; this comes from the coding sequence ATGTTCAAGAAACTGCGTGGCATGTTTTCCAGTGATCTTTCGATCGACCTGGGCACTGCCAATACCCTTATTTATGTGCGCGATCGTGGCATCGTTCTGGATGAACCTTCCGTCGTCGCCATTCGTAGTCATGGCAACCAGAAAAGCGTAGTGGCCGTCGGGACCGACGCCAAGCGCATGCTGGGTCGTACACCCGGCAACATCAATGCCATCCGCCCGATGAAGGACGGCGTGATCGCCGACTTCAGCGTCTGTGAAAAGATGCTGCAGTACTTCATCAACAAGGTTCACGAAAACAGCTTCCTGCAACCGTCCCCGCGCGTATTGATCTGCGTGCCCTGCAAATCGACCCAGGTCGAGCGCCGCGCCATCCGCGAATCCGCGCTGGGTGCCGGTGCGCGTGAAGTCTTCCTGATCGAAGAACCGATGGCCGCAGCCATTGGTGCCGGCCTGCCGGTGGACGAGGCACGGGGTTCGATGGTGGTCGACATCGGTGGCGGTACCACCGAGATCGCGCTGATCTCCCTCAATGGCGTGGTCTATGCCGAATCCGTACGGGTCGGCGGCGATCGCTTCGACGAAGCCATCGTCACCTATGTGCGCCGTAACTACGGCAGCCTGATCGGCGAGTCCACCGCCGAGCGCATCAAGCAGGAAATCGGCACCGCCTTCCCTTGCAACGAAGTGCGCGAAGTCGACGTTCGCGGCCGTAACCTGGCCGAGGGCGTGCCGCGCAGCTTCACGCTCAACTCCAACGAAGTACTCGAGGCCCTGCAAGAGTCGCTGGCGACCATCGTGCAAGCGGTCAAGAGCGCTCTGGAGCAGTCGCCGCCCGAGCTGGCCTCCGACATCGCCGAGCGTGGCCTGGTGCTGACTGGCGGTGGCGCCCTGCTGCGCGACCTGGACAAATTGCTGTCCCAGGAAACCGGCCTGCCGGTGATCGTCGCCGAAGAGCCCCTGACCTGCGTCGCCCGTGGCGGCGGCAAGGCACTGGAGATGATGGATCGCCATGCCATGGACCTGTTGTCCACGGAGTGA
- a CDS encoding ABC transporter substrate-binding protein: MTRHLLPALLLVATTLSLFAHASVTAAQGSAPPIRERLVLAGPPAPVSYALLHMLESGALSDLARDVSFVQWSNPDQLRALVVQGQADFIAVPTNVAANLYNRGADIRLLNVSTWGALWIVSRNPGPLTLADFRGEEIAIPFRADMPDIVFGTLAERQGLDPLKDFRLRYTATPMDALQLLLMRRVDHALLTEPAVSMVLRKTGSFPVSLVAPELFRSVDMQAQWGQLLGGPARIPQAGLAVLGKNRDDARLVERLETAYAHSNAWCNEHPQSCGELVARHIKLLDAVAVADSLQTLPRHHASAAQAREELESFFRILLQRQPQTLGGKLPDAAFYGGAAAPQ, translated from the coding sequence CTGACACGCCATCTGCTGCCGGCACTGCTCCTGGTCGCCACCACGCTCTCACTTTTCGCGCATGCAAGCGTGACGGCGGCCCAGGGGTCCGCACCGCCGATACGCGAACGCCTGGTGCTGGCCGGGCCGCCCGCTCCCGTGTCCTATGCGCTGCTGCATATGCTGGAAAGCGGTGCACTGAGTGACCTGGCGCGCGACGTCAGCTTCGTCCAGTGGAGCAATCCCGACCAGTTGCGCGCCCTCGTGGTACAGGGCCAGGCTGATTTCATCGCCGTCCCGACCAATGTCGCCGCCAACCTTTATAACCGTGGCGCGGATATCCGCCTGCTGAACGTGTCGACCTGGGGCGCGCTCTGGATCGTGTCGCGCAACCCCGGCCCGCTGACCCTGGCGGATTTCCGTGGCGAGGAGATCGCCATCCCCTTCCGCGCCGACATGCCCGACATCGTCTTCGGCACCCTGGCCGAGCGCCAGGGACTGGACCCGCTCAAGGACTTTCGCCTGCGCTACACCGCCACACCGATGGACGCCCTGCAACTGTTGCTGATGCGTCGCGTCGACCACGCCCTGTTGACGGAGCCGGCGGTTTCCATGGTGCTGCGCAAGACCGGTTCCTTCCCGGTGTCTCTGGTCGCCCCGGAACTCTTCCGCAGCGTCGACATGCAGGCACAGTGGGGACAACTGCTCGGAGGCCCGGCCCGCATCCCCCAGGCCGGCCTGGCCGTGCTCGGCAAGAACCGGGATGACGCGCGCCTGGTCGAACGCCTGGAGACTGCCTACGCCCACTCGAATGCCTGGTGCAACGAGCATCCGCAGTCTTGTGGTGAACTCGTCGCCCGCCATATCAAGCTGCTCGATGCCGTGGCCGTCGCCGACTCCCTGCAGACACTGCCCAGGCACCACGCCAGTGCCGCCCAGGCCAGGGAAGAACTGGAGTCATTCTTCCGTATCCTGTTGCAGAGGCAACCGCAAACCCTGGGCGGCAAACTGCCCGATGCCGCTTTCTATGGGGGAGCTGCCGCTCCGCAATAG
- a CDS encoding ABC transporter permease codes for MKYILHALRHTLSYLWSGWGAIASLLLFCAAWELAGQVYGPLVLPGPLATLERLLAMFQAGIAQPQLVISTRRTLYGLGAALLIGSALGLLAGRSLTAAMLSRPLVTLLLGMPPIAWLVLAMLWFGLGDATPVFTVFIACFPIVFAGAMQGTRTLDNQLKKVATAYRLPWHMMLTDLYVPHVMSYLFPAWITALGTSWKVVVMAELLSTNDGVGAALATSRAQLDTATSLAWILAVLGLLLAAEYLFLEPLKRRVERWRTEAE; via the coding sequence ATGAAATACATCCTGCACGCACTACGCCATACGCTGAGCTACCTGTGGAGTGGCTGGGGCGCCATTGCCAGCTTGTTGCTGTTCTGCGCCGCCTGGGAACTGGCCGGGCAGGTCTACGGCCCACTGGTGCTGCCCGGCCCACTGGCGACCCTGGAACGCCTGCTGGCGATGTTCCAGGCCGGCATCGCCCAGCCGCAACTGGTCATTTCCACGCGCCGCACGCTGTATGGCCTCGGCGCTGCATTACTGATCGGCAGCGCCCTGGGGTTGCTGGCCGGGCGCTCGCTGACGGCGGCCATGCTGTCGCGCCCGCTGGTCACGTTGCTGCTGGGCATGCCGCCGATCGCCTGGCTGGTACTGGCCATGCTCTGGTTCGGCCTGGGCGATGCCACGCCGGTGTTCACCGTGTTCATCGCCTGCTTTCCCATCGTCTTCGCCGGCGCCATGCAGGGCACGCGCACCCTGGACAACCAGTTGAAAAAGGTCGCCACCGCCTACCGTCTGCCCTGGCACATGATGCTGACCGACCTGTACGTTCCCCATGTCATGTCCTACCTGTTCCCGGCCTGGATCACCGCCCTGGGCACGTCCTGGAAAGTCGTGGTGATGGCTGAACTGCTGAGCACCAACGACGGTGTCGGCGCGGCGCTGGCGACCTCCCGCGCACAACTGGACACCGCCACTTCGCTGGCCTGGATCCTGGCAGTGCTCGGCCTGCTGCTGGCGGCCGAATACCTGTTCCTCGAGCCGCTGAAGCGCCGCGTGGAACGCTGGCGCACGGAGGCCGAATGA
- a CDS encoding ABC transporter ATP-binding protein, with protein sequence MNALHLRHLYHSYGPTEVLADVGLDLYSGETLALVGPSGCGKSTLLHVIAGLITPTEVLMQCDFRGIGCVFQQPSLMPWMNASDNIALGLKALGVPRAARRKQAASIAARLGLAEDDLDKYPHELSGGMQSRVSLARALAVSPDLLLLDEPFSALDIGLKLELYGLLREQVAQRGCAVLMITHDIMEAVRLADRILLMVPSPGRLVHEFTLDLPQSERSESWVHKITGELMESREIRIGFGLEPGTLEAPPSSHPRHTGCQA encoded by the coding sequence ATGAACGCCCTGCACCTTCGCCACCTTTATCACAGCTACGGCCCTACGGAGGTGCTGGCCGATGTCGGCCTCGACCTCTACAGCGGAGAGACCCTCGCCCTGGTCGGCCCCTCCGGCTGCGGCAAGAGCACCTTGCTGCACGTGATTGCGGGGCTGATCACCCCCACGGAAGTGCTTATGCAATGCGACTTCCGCGGCATCGGCTGCGTCTTCCAGCAACCCAGCCTTATGCCCTGGATGAATGCCTCGGACAATATCGCCCTGGGCCTGAAGGCACTCGGCGTGCCCCGAGCAGCACGGCGCAAGCAGGCCGCCAGCATCGCCGCACGCCTGGGACTGGCTGAGGACGACCTGGACAAATATCCCCACGAGCTTTCCGGCGGCATGCAGAGCCGCGTGTCCCTGGCCCGCGCCCTGGCCGTTTCGCCCGACCTGCTACTGCTCGACGAGCCCTTCTCCGCCCTCGACATCGGCCTCAAGCTCGAACTCTACGGCCTGCTGCGCGAGCAAGTGGCGCAACGCGGCTGCGCGGTGCTGATGATCACCCATGACATCATGGAGGCCGTGCGCCTGGCGGACCGCATCCTGCTGATGGTGCCCTCGCCCGGTCGCCTGGTGCATGAGTTCACCCTCGACCTGCCACAGTCCGAGCGCAGCGAAAGCTGGGTCCACAAGATCACCGGAGAGTTGATGGAAAGCCGGGAAATACGTATCGGCTTCGGCCTGGAGCCTGGCACGCTGGAGGCGCCACCCTCCAGTCACCCACGGCACACCGGGTGCCAGGCATGA
- a CDS encoding NnrS family protein, translating to MKPLALFLSCGFRPFFLLTASSAALFMLIWLMILGGWLPGWNPPGGSLLWHAHELLFGFAAAATAGFALTAVPEFTNTPQISGKPLLPLIVLWLLARLGYLLAPLWPELLGLWPVALCNLAFWLALLRLIAPRLWRDSGRRHISFAWIIATLAGLQVGFFISHAMAGNAMDWLRATTGAVMILIIIATSRISMSVLNGQVEEGLPGNTAPGTRYLARPPRRNLAIFCIVLCGLAELVYGPGGITGWTALAVAAAMFNLLNDWHIGRPLFTRWALMMYASYWLIGLGYAAMGLAWLTGGFSPSAGRHLLTSGAMALSIFAVMNIAGRIHNGNWLDRRLWLPACAIVLCMAALLRLLASLPSWGTVAPTLLSLSGLLWAACFAVYCGYNWIRLSSPREDGQDGCATPREQGKQH from the coding sequence ATGAAGCCGCTTGCGCTCTTTTTGTCCTGCGGCTTTCGCCCGTTCTTCCTGCTGACCGCGAGCAGCGCCGCACTGTTCATGCTGATCTGGCTGATGATCCTCGGCGGCTGGCTGCCCGGCTGGAATCCCCCTGGCGGCAGCCTGCTCTGGCATGCCCATGAACTGCTGTTCGGCTTCGCCGCCGCGGCCACCGCCGGCTTCGCCCTGACGGCGGTGCCGGAGTTCACCAACACGCCACAGATCAGCGGCAAACCACTGCTGCCGCTGATCGTACTCTGGCTGCTGGCGCGCCTCGGCTACCTGCTCGCGCCGCTGTGGCCGGAGCTGCTTGGACTCTGGCCAGTAGCCCTGTGCAACCTGGCATTCTGGCTGGCCCTGCTGCGCCTGATCGCTCCACGCCTCTGGCGGGACTCCGGCCGCCGGCATATCAGCTTCGCCTGGATCATCGCCACGCTGGCGGGGCTGCAAGTGGGGTTCTTCATCTCGCACGCTATGGCCGGCAATGCCATGGACTGGCTGCGCGCCACCACCGGCGCGGTGATGATCCTCATCATCATCGCCACCAGCCGTATCTCCATGAGCGTACTCAACGGCCAGGTCGAGGAAGGCCTTCCGGGTAATACGGCACCCGGCACCCGCTACCTGGCACGCCCGCCCCGGCGCAACCTGGCGATCTTCTGCATCGTCCTTTGCGGCCTCGCCGAACTGGTATACGGGCCTGGCGGCATCACCGGCTGGACCGCACTGGCAGTCGCCGCCGCCATGTTCAACCTGCTCAACGACTGGCACATCGGTCGCCCGCTGTTCACCCGCTGGGCCTTGATGATGTACGCCAGCTACTGGCTGATCGGGCTGGGCTACGCAGCCATGGGGCTGGCCTGGCTGACGGGCGGCTTCAGCCCTTCGGCCGGGCGCCACCTGCTGACCAGCGGCGCAATGGCACTGTCGATCTTCGCCGTGATGAATATCGCCGGGCGTATCCACAACGGTAACTGGCTCGACCGGCGTCTCTGGCTACCCGCCTGCGCCATCGTTCTCTGCATGGCCGCCCTGCTGCGACTGCTGGCCAGCCTGCCGTCGTGGGGCACGGTCGCACCAACGCTGCTATCGCTCTCGGGGCTGCTCTGGGCCGCGTGCTTCGCGGTCTACTGCGGCTACAACTGGATTCGCCTGAGCAGCCCTCGGGAGGATGGCCAGGACGGCTGCGCGACACCCAGGGAGCAAGGCAAGCAACACTGA
- a CDS encoding Crp/Fnr family transcriptional regulator, translated as MKTPGLIQMLAGSSIFARVGKDKLQVLAEGASLVRLESGQHLFRMGDKAAYFFLLQAGSVVLYRPSYTGEQKVFRSMEAGDLLAETAMFAEPCRYPLSARAGSDCSIYRLPRARLLELCRVSPDFSIAMLEGMATRISQSLNRIDLLTIGNSAQRLVAYLMDLYLQQRSAWLALPASHGVLARQLNITPETFSRQLSAFRRAGFIGGRPPELVLLDADGLCQEVGLPAPDMTFEGTTAMDHLGSSLFDCCNYARQALGKG; from the coding sequence ATGAAAACTCCAGGTCTGATTCAGATGCTTGCCGGCTCTTCGATTTTCGCCAGGGTCGGGAAGGACAAGCTGCAAGTGCTGGCAGAGGGCGCTTCGCTGGTGCGTCTGGAAAGCGGCCAGCATCTGTTCCGCATGGGCGACAAGGCGGCTTATTTCTTCCTGCTGCAGGCGGGCAGCGTGGTGCTGTACCGCCCCAGCTACACGGGGGAGCAGAAGGTCTTTCGCAGCATGGAGGCGGGCGACCTGCTGGCGGAGACGGCGATGTTCGCCGAGCCTTGTCGCTACCCTCTGTCGGCGCGGGCTGGCAGCGACTGTTCGATCTACCGCCTGCCGCGTGCGCGGCTGCTGGAGTTGTGCCGCGTATCCCCGGATTTCAGCATCGCGATGCTGGAGGGCATGGCGACGCGGATTTCCCAGTCGCTCAACCGTATCGACCTGCTCACCATCGGCAACTCCGCCCAGCGACTGGTGGCGTACCTGATGGACCTCTACCTGCAACAGCGCAGCGCGTGGCTGGCCTTGCCGGCAAGCCACGGTGTGCTGGCGCGCCAGTTGAACATTACGCCGGAAACTTTCTCCCGCCAGTTGAGCGCCTTCAGGCGCGCCGGTTTCATTGGTGGGCGTCCGCCAGAGCTGGTGCTGCTGGACGCCGATGGTTTGTGCCAGGAGGTGGGGTTGCCGGCGCCGGACATGACGTTCGAAGGCACAACGGCGATGGATCACCTTGGCAGCAGCCTGTTCGACTGCTGCAACTATGCCAGGCAGGCGCTGGGCAAGGGCTGA